The region tggggtggacaacctagtaaagtccatcaggaatactataggttgtgaggatacaaaagacgaccaaactgcacaagacatcatgtttgcagggttggcggagaggaagagaagagcattcccagtaattcctgcggttaaggctctgataaagagggagtgggagaaacaggaccagagaggtttcctcccgtcagcctccaaaaggaagtacccctttaatgatgaggagttaatttcatggactaaaatccctaaggtggacgctgcagtcgcctccacctcaaaacagtcagccctaccagtcgaggatgcgggcctactttctgatcctttagatcggaaggcagaatcgtcactgaaacgatcatgggaggcttccacgggcatatttaagccatcaattgccagcacgtgcacagctagatccatgcttgtgtggattgatcagctggatcaacaaatcgaacagggggtctccagacaaaaattgcgggatgcgataccactaattagaggtgcagcagcattcatggccgatgcttcagctgactcccTTCGCCTCGCAGCAAGgtcagccggtctaattaataatgccagacgtgcgttatggatgaagagctggaagggggatacgcagtcaaaggctaagatctgcgctattccgtgtgagggtgagtttttgtttgggaaagcattagacgagatcctcaaaaaagcaaaagagaggaaaaaagccttccctgacccctcaattcctttctataggaagacctttaggaagaggccgttcgggaaaagaacacaaaatgaaagatcgtcacgatgggccacaagagagggaaaacagggtggcactatgttcaaaggcccccccttccgtagagacaacaaattctgaaacaccagacaccccagtagggggcaggttaaaatttttctttccccaatggcgaaaaatcacgtcaagttcctgggtgctaaatattattaaggaaggaatgaaaatagaattcctccaaattccccatgattcctttattttaacagccctttcctcaccagtgcaacagaaggcccttgaactggaaattagaagtcttatagttaaaaatgttttagttagggtgccaaagggacaagagggtaaagggttctactctccgttatttttaatccctaaacccgatggttcatttcgaacaattataaatcttaaaaaactcaatacgtttattaaaaattatacgtttaaaatggagtctattagatcggccattaagctcctttttccaaattgtagaatgggcggcattgatttaaaagatgcctactaccatctccctatccatagtaggtatcaaaaatacttaagagtggcagtaactcttgagggggagattcatcatttccagtatacagccatgcccttcggtctctccacggcacccaggatcttcacgaaggtaatgttagaagtaatggcctaccttcgccagagagacacattaatcattccctacttagatgattttttagttgtaggaaactcatcccttcagtgtgcggaacgattagctgacactgtctcgtccttagaaagcctgggctggatcgtcaactataaaaaatccagactcaccccactttctcttcagacatttttgggatttagtctagattccataaagcaaaaatgtctacttccccaagaaaaaatatctcttatagaggataaagttgtggcggccattcacaaacctcaaatgtccctgagagcaggaatgtccttgctaggatccctctcctcctgtactccagccgttcagtgggcacaacttcatacccgaacattacaacatcagatacttcgggaacagagaaaatttctggggcaccttgaatcgaaaataactttatccgagaaagtcttatcctccttagagtggtggctagataaaaacaacctagcggggggtgtcccttgggtaatatcaccatcccacacgataactacggacgctagtccccacgggtggggcgcacacatgggagatagattctgccagggaacctgggataagaatgaggatttatattcatcaaacctaaaagaattgaatgcggtaaactatgcactgcgtcaatttctcccacagctacgaggaagccacgtccgaatctgttcagacaacactacgacagtggcgtatttaaacaaacaaggcggcacaagatcagacgctctaatgtcttccgcaaacagtaccttaatcctggccgaaaagcatctgttgtccctctcggcagtccacatcaaaggagaggacaatcaacaagcggacttcctaagtcgacacactcttcatcaaggagaatggtgtctcaatcctcacattttccacaagataacattgttatggggcaaaccccaaatagacctgttcgctacaaaacaaaacaaacaagtccagaaattcgcatctcggtcccgtgcagatcacccggacattctagatgctcttcaaacaccctggcaattcaagctggcgtatgctttccctccgataattctgcttccacaagtaatacggaaaatcagggaagagcaggccaggataatactaatagcgccattctggcccaagagaccatggttctcgtgcctgcggtcgatgtcggtgacggatccttgggtccttccctcaatcccaaaccttctctcccagggacctttcttccaccctcaggtggacagcctccacctgacggcc is a window of Ranitomeya variabilis isolate aRanVar5 chromosome 2, aRanVar5.hap1, whole genome shotgun sequence DNA encoding:
- the LOC143805858 gene encoding lamina-associated polypeptide 2, isoforms alpha/zeta-like isoform X2 codes for the protein MAETMQSPSMSVTDIRAIIREELQAISQASTPPKKSGKEKAISSSESEEEGVIHSDSSQASSSSSTHSDIEGRACFPLDGVDNLVKSIRNTIGCEDTKDDQTAQDIMFAGLAERKRRAFPVIPAVKALIKREWEKQDQRGFLPSASKRKYPFNDEELISWTKIPKVDAAVASTSKQSALPVEDAGLLSDPLDRKAESSLKRSWEASTGIFKPSIASTCTARSMLVWIDQLDQQIEQGVSRQKLRDAIPLIRGAAAFMADASADSLRLAARSAGLINNARRALWMKSWKGDTQSKAKICAIPCEGEFLFGKALDEILKKAKERKKAFPDPSIPFYRKTFRKRPFGKRTQNERSSRWATREGKQGGTMFKGPPFRRDNKF